In Zingiber officinale cultivar Zhangliang chromosome 1A, Zo_v1.1, whole genome shotgun sequence, a genomic segment contains:
- the LOC122017829 gene encoding pentatricopeptide repeat-containing protein At5g16420, mitochondrial-like: MNRRFNCVGAVDLGRRCFSTVVDLAHLSSPVDLDHLASLRSTSDLLKSYTVTPPIRHWPSPLTSRRLTCLIRSTTDPDLAFRIFDYANRFVPGFSPSYPPYHAIILRLAASRKFHLLPPVLSSLFRSGLRPSEDAFIFLIRAYSLAGRPAASLRSFLSIPSFGGIKPSVRSFNALLNAMIQNHRPDLVAHLFRNCRTKFRIIPNVCTCNILLKALCKLRDIGGALQLLDDMPGLGIVPNVVSYTTILAFYCASGDLSAARSVFDQIISRGWSPDATTLTIMIAGYCNQEKLNDAVKLMDEMEIWGVAPNDVTYSVVIEACCKMKRSGEALNLLDDMLEGKYVPSSSLCCKVIDALCEDKKAEDAFRIWRKLLRKNVTPDNSISSTLIYWLCKEGKVREARKLFDEFERGFIPSMLTYNTLISGMCENGELQEAGRVWDDMVERRCSPNVFTYNVLMKGFSKAGKPKEVVKIFDEMVEKRVVPDKATFKILADELSSSGDTEELDKILESIVSNRGVDQESWFVLVSKILGDDENSRDHINSVLETRELKQQSGFAS, translated from the coding sequence ATGAATCGCCGTTTCAACTGCGTCGGCGCCGTCGATTTGGGGCGGCGGTGCTTCTCGACGGTAGTCGACCTGGCGCACCTCTCTTCGCCGGTCGATTTGGACCACCTCGCCTCCCTCCGGTCGACTTCCGACCTTCTCAAGTCCTACACCGTGACTCCTCCCATCCGCCATTGGCCCTCCCCTCTAACGAGCCGCCGACTCACCTGCCTCATCCGCTCCACCACCGACCCGGATCTCGCCTTCCGCATCTTCGACTACGCCAACCGCTTCGTCCCGGGTTTCTCCCCCTCCTACCCGCCCTACCACGCCATCATCCTCCGCCTCGCCGCCTCCCGCAAATTCCACCTCCTTCCGCCGGTCCTCTCATCTCTCTTTCGTTCCGGACTGCGCCCCTCCGAGGACGCCTTCATCTTTCTCATCCGTGCTTACTCCCTCGCCGGCCGTCCTGCTGCATCCCTGCGCTCCTTTCTCTCCATCCCCTCCTTCGGAGGCATCAAACCCTCCGTCCGCTCCTTCAACGCTCTTCTCAATGCCATGATCCAGAACCACCGTCCGGACCTTGTCGCTCACCTCTTTCGCAACTGCCGCACTAAGTTCCGAATCATCCCCAACGTCTGCACCTGCAACATCCTTCTCAAGGCCCTCTGCAAGCTCCGTGATATCGGTGGCGCCCTCCAGTTGCTCGATGATATGCCCGGTTTGGGGATCGTCCCCAATGTCGTTTCCTATACGACCATCCTCGCTTTCTACTGCGCCAGTGGTGATCTTTCTGCTGCACGTTCGGTCTTCGATCAGATCATTTCCCGCGGTTGGTCCCCGGACGCCACCACTCTCACAATTATGATCGCCGGGTATTGCAACCAAGAGAAACTGAACGATGCCGTCAAATTAATGGACGAGATGGAGATTTGGGGCGTCGCCCCGAACGACGTGACATACTCTGTGGTGATCGAGGCATGTTGCAAGATGAAGAGGTCTGGCGAAGCATTGAACTTGCTTGACGATATGCTCGAAGGGAAGTACGTACCGAGCTCGTCCTTGTGTTGTAAGGTGATCGATGCATTGTGCGAAGATAAGAAGGCCGAGGATGCTTTCCGGATATGGAGGAAGCTTTTGAGGAAGAATGTCACTCCAGATAATTCCATCTCAAGCACACTTATATATTGGCTATGCAAGGAGGGAAAGGTCAGGGAAGCAAGGAAACTGTTTGATGAGTTTGagagaggattcatcccaagtatgCTAACATACAACACACTCATCTCTGGAATGTGTGAGAACGGGGAGTTGCAGGAGGCAGGTAGGGTGTGGGATGACATGGTTGAGAGGAGATGTTCGCCTAATGTGTTCACCTACAATGTCCTAATGAAGGGGTTTTCTAAAGCAGGGAAACCAAAGGAAGTGGTTAAGATCTTTGATGAAATGGTAGAGAAACGTGTCGTGCCAGATAAGGCTACATTCAAAATCTTGGCTGATGAGCTTTCCAGTTCTGGAGATACAGAAGAACTCGATAAGATTCTTGAAAGCATTGTTTCAAATAGGGGAGTTGATCAGGAAAGTTGGTTTGTGCTTGTGAGCAAGATTCTTGGTGATGATGAAAACTCTAGAGATCATATTAATTCAGTATTGGAGACACGAGAGCTTAAACAACAATCTGGTTTTGCAAGCTAA
- the LOC122017839 gene encoding tubby-like F-box protein 8 encodes MSFRSIIRDVRESFGSLSQRSFETRFSGHHRGKSQAAVHQVHDHHLVVQESCWASLPPELLHDVVKRLEDSESTWPSRKNVVACAAVCKSWREMCKEIVKRPEFSGKLTFPVSLKQAGPRDGIIQCFIKRDKSTLTYRLYLCLSPAVLVENGKFLLSAKRVRRATCTEYIISTDGSNISRSSNAFIGKLRSNFLGTKFVIYDTQPPYNGAASFQPGKTSRRLYSKKISPKVPSGSYNIAQVTYELNVLGTRGPRRMNCVMNSIPCSALAIGGTVPGQPENLLPRSLEDSFGSVSFAKSSITDQSLDFSSSHFSDVMSAARVVNDNKDDQTKERPLVLRNKAPRWHEQLQCWCLNFRGRVTVASVKNFQLIAAAQPAVGSPAPAQPAPPDPDKVILQFGKVAKDMFTMDYAYPLSAFQAFAICLSSFDTKLACE; translated from the exons ATGTCATTTCGCAGTATTATTCGTGATGTAAGAGAGAGTTTTGGGAGTCTATCTCAACGTAGTTTCGAGACACGCTTCTCTGGCCATCATAGAGGGAAATCACAGGCTGCTGTACATCAGGTTCACGACCACCATCTTGTAGTTCAGGAAAGTTGTTGGGCCAGTCTCCCACCTGAGCTTCTCCATGATGTGGTTAAAAGGTTGGAAGATAGTGAAAGTACCTGGCCTTCTCGTAAGAATGTAGTGGCTTGTGCAGCTGTTTGCAAGTCATGGAGGGAAATGTGTAAAGAAATTGTTAAGAGACCTGAGTTTTCAGGAAAGCTTACCTTTCCGGTGTCTCTTAAGCAG GCTGGTCCACGAGATGGTATCATCCAGTGCTTCATAAAAAGAGATAAATCTACTCTAACTTACCGTCTTTACCTTTGTCTTAGCCCTG CCGTGCTGGTTGAGAATGGTAAATTTCTTTTATCAGCTAAGAGAGTTCGTCGTGCAACATGTACAGAGTACATAATATCTACAGATGGTAGCAATATATCAAGATCAAGTAACGCTTTTATTGGAAAACTGAG GTCCAACTTCCTTGGTACTAAGTTTGTGATCTATGACACTCAGCCACCATATAATGGAGCAGCTTCCTTCCAACCAGGCAAAACTAGCCGTAGACTTTACTCCAAGAAGATCTCACCAAAAGTGCCGAGTGGCAGCTACAATATAGCCCAAGTGACATATGAGCTGAATGTGCTTGGAACAAGGGGGCCAAGGCGAATGAATTGCGTTATGAACTCAATTCCTTGCTCAGCCCTTGCCATTGGTGGTACAGTCCCTGGTCAACCAGAGAATTTGCTTCCACGTTCTTTGGAGGATTCTTTTGGAAGCGTGTCATTTGCCAAATCATCTATCACGGACCAGTCCCTGGATTTTAGTAGTTCACATTTCTCAGATGTCATGTCTGCAGCAAGAGTGGTAAATGATAATAAAGATGATCAGACCAAGGAAAGGCCTCTAGTTCTTCGAAACAAGGCTCCTAGGTGGCATGAGCAGCTGCAATGTTGGTGTCTCAATTTTCGGGGCCGTGTGACCGTGGCCTCCGTCAAAAATTTTCAGCTTATTGCTGCTGCACAGCCAGCCGTTGGATCTCCAGCTCCCGCACAACCTGCACCACCTGATCCTGACAAAGTTATATTACAATTTGGAAAAGTTGCAAAGGACATGTTTACTATGGATTATGCATATCCACTGTCAGCCTTCCAGGCTTTTGCCATTTGCTTGAGTAGCTTCGATACCAAATTAGCATGTGAATAG